One part of the Cyclobacteriaceae bacterium genome encodes these proteins:
- a CDS encoding outer membrane beta-barrel protein — MKLKLIILLLSITPAAVAQVAESAFHVSWVTMKPMYTDYVGKTSSRGFNVGFTKFINERFGAGLSGSYSVLDDYVPRQTYEFPGGAITTDIFNYMYFYTLTANGQYYFKTEGLFVPYASLSAGAAFTEYTIFYNAYSDSDTKTSFNLRPELGAFYRFQKYSTLGMKAVISYDYVTNKSEYFDLKNFSALSFQIGFVLFND; from the coding sequence ATGAAGTTGAAACTGATAATTCTACTGCTCTCTATAACACCAGCAGCCGTTGCCCAGGTAGCTGAGTCGGCTTTTCATGTAAGTTGGGTTACCATGAAGCCCATGTATACCGATTATGTAGGCAAAACAAGTTCGCGCGGGTTTAACGTGGGGTTCACGAAATTTATCAATGAGCGTTTTGGTGCCGGACTTTCCGGTAGTTATTCCGTTTTGGATGATTATGTGCCTCGGCAAACGTACGAGTTTCCGGGCGGGGCCATCACAACCGATATTTTCAACTATATGTACTTCTATACCCTCACGGCTAATGGGCAGTACTATTTCAAAACCGAAGGATTGTTTGTTCCCTATGCATCGCTTTCGGCTGGGGCGGCCTTCACTGAATACACCATCTTCTACAATGCCTATTCCGATTCCGACACCAAAACCAGCTTTAACCTTCGGCCCGAACTTGGCGCGTTTTACCGCTTTCAAAAATATTCAACACTTGGTATGAAAGCTGTCATCAGCTATGATTACGTAACCAACAAAAGTGAATATTTCGATTTAAAAAACTTCTCTGCACTCAGTTTTCAGATCGGCTTTGTATTGTTCAACGATTAA
- a CDS encoding hydrogenase: MIIKRNFNPIRVISYVKYEVVFSLVIAFTVWLIYRNFTQVSLPFSIAAILGSALAIFIAFRNNSAYGRWWEARTLWGGIVNSSRVLARLIITFADSHAHQTNYDVARSESFKKQMVYACVAWAHALRLHLRKQEDWDALKSIVGDEDFQSLKESQNKPNFLHLLMGKKIYTAMGNGILGGFDSFQMESQLLALANYQGGCERIKNTPLLRQYDYFTRLFLYAFMLLLPLSLIGDFSRMGMDYLMIPVSLIICFVFAILAKVGEVNEDPFENRITDVPLTALCTTIERDLKEMLGEKNLPPSVKPENGFIY; the protein is encoded by the coding sequence ATGATCATTAAGAGAAATTTCAATCCCATTCGCGTAATCAGTTATGTAAAATACGAAGTAGTATTTTCGCTGGTCATTGCTTTTACGGTTTGGTTGATCTACCGTAATTTCACTCAGGTGTCATTGCCTTTTTCCATTGCAGCCATTTTAGGCAGTGCGTTGGCGATCTTCATTGCCTTCCGCAACAACAGTGCGTATGGAAGGTGGTGGGAAGCGCGCACACTGTGGGGCGGCATTGTTAACTCAAGCCGTGTATTGGCCCGTCTCATCATTACTTTTGCCGATAGCCACGCGCACCAGACCAATTACGATGTGGCGCGAAGTGAATCGTTTAAAAAACAAATGGTGTATGCCTGTGTTGCATGGGCACATGCCCTGCGATTGCATTTGCGCAAGCAGGAAGATTGGGATGCGCTGAAATCAATTGTTGGCGATGAGGATTTTCAATCCCTGAAAGAAAGTCAAAATAAACCCAACTTTTTGCACCTGCTGATGGGGAAGAAAATTTATACAGCGATGGGCAATGGCATATTAGGTGGTTTTGATTCTTTTCAGATGGAGAGTCAATTGTTAGCACTGGCTAATTACCAAGGCGGATGTGAGCGTATTAAAAACACACCGTTGTTACGACAGTATGATTATTTCACGCGATTATTTCTATACGCTTTTATGTTGTTACTGCCCCTTTCTTTGATTGGCGATTTCAGTCGTATGGGAATGGATTACCTGATGATACCAGTATCGCTCATCATCTGCTTTGTGTTTGCCATACTGGCCAAAGTAGGCGAGGTAAATGAAGATCCGTTTGAAAACCGGATTACCGATGTGCCCTTAACTGCCCTTTGTACTACCATTGAACGCGACTTGAAAGAAATGCTGGGGGAGAAGAACTTACCACCATCCGTTAAACCAGAAAATGGATTTATATATTAG
- a CDS encoding MFS transporter: MSHWKIKLSLFLNYFVFAILLNSVGTVILQVQSTYGVSESSASVLEAFKDLSIAAVSFLIASYIARIGYRNSMLIGLGLVTLACLLMPSLGSFAMTKVLFAATGTSFALIKVSVYATIGIVTTNKKEHASFMNFIESFFMIGILTGYFIFSAFVDDLNPQSSSWLKVYYLLAAINAVAFLLLLSTSLDESAVKPAEAKPFMEDFIDMVKLAIKPLVLVFILSAFTYVLIEQSIMSWLPTYNSKVLSLPTTLSIQMASILAASTALGRFLAGIVLRKVQWFNVLAICLLAAASLVLVAVPLAKQGAGTQVTGWGNAPLAAFVFPIIGLFLAPIYPAINSVILSALPPRQHGPMSGLIVIFSALGGTTGSIITGHIFEAYDGQTAFYFSLIPITILLTALFFFNRLQKKSEAPIAFTSTGGH; encoded by the coding sequence ATGTCGCACTGGAAAATCAAACTTTCTCTATTTCTTAATTATTTTGTCTTCGCTATTCTCCTGAACAGTGTTGGCACAGTAATTCTTCAGGTACAAAGTACGTATGGTGTGTCCGAATCATCGGCCAGTGTACTGGAAGCTTTCAAGGATTTAAGTATCGCTGCTGTTTCGTTTTTAATTGCCTCCTACATTGCACGCATCGGGTATAGAAATTCTATGCTCATCGGCTTAGGATTAGTTACGTTAGCTTGTCTGCTTATGCCATCACTCGGCAGCTTTGCCATGACCAAAGTACTGTTTGCCGCTACCGGAACTTCGTTTGCGCTTATTAAAGTTTCTGTTTACGCTACCATCGGCATTGTCACCACTAATAAAAAAGAGCATGCCAGCTTCATGAACTTCATTGAATCATTTTTTATGATTGGCATCCTTACAGGCTATTTTATTTTCAGTGCCTTTGTTGATGACCTTAATCCGCAGTCTTCTTCCTGGCTAAAGGTGTATTACCTGTTGGCGGCTATTAATGCTGTTGCTTTTCTACTGTTGTTATCAACTTCGCTTGATGAATCCGCGGTAAAGCCTGCCGAAGCAAAACCCTTTATGGAGGATTTCATTGATATGGTAAAGCTGGCCATTAAACCCCTGGTGTTGGTTTTTATTTTAAGTGCCTTCACCTACGTACTCATTGAGCAAAGCATTATGAGTTGGCTACCCACCTATAACAGTAAAGTACTCAGCTTGCCTACAACACTAAGCATTCAAATGGCCAGCATACTCGCGGCATCAACGGCTTTAGGCCGGTTTCTGGCAGGCATCGTGTTGCGAAAAGTCCAATGGTTTAATGTGTTGGCAATATGCTTGCTAGCAGCAGCCTCATTGGTATTGGTTGCCGTTCCGCTGGCCAAACAGGGCGCGGGCACCCAAGTTACCGGTTGGGGCAATGCACCCCTGGCGGCATTTGTTTTTCCCATCATCGGACTTTTCCTGGCACCTATTTACCCGGCTATCAACTCCGTTATACTTAGTGCGCTTCCACCACGCCAGCACGGCCCCATGTCGGGTTTGATTGTGATTTTTTCTGCGCTTGGCGGAACAACAGGATCTATTATTACCGGGCATATATTTGAGGCGTATGACGGCCAGACAGCTTTTTATTTTTCATTGATCCCGATCACAATCCTGCTGACAGCGCTCTTCTTTTTCAATCGTCTTCAAAAAAAATCAGAAGCTCCAATAGCGTTTACATCAACCGGAGGGCATTAA
- a CDS encoding DUF4136 domain-containing protein: MKGKLIIIAALVALAGCNLQPQSGELARDMVVQTQYDQQSVTGVFNVFTEYETFVLRHDTIGFVSNRSNRKYLIESDLNIANGYVKPIINLVGLNLASRGYDRVEEDENPDFAVNIVILDNFSFFQTIQYPGFYPGGYYGFYGYYFPIVNTYYSNYTTLVIEIVDVKNATGNQYKVIWKAFIGDLNNTFDLRGKTLEAIDQAFVQSPYIQKN; this comes from the coding sequence ATGAAGGGTAAATTAATAATTATTGCTGCGCTGGTGGCATTGGCAGGGTGCAATTTACAACCCCAATCGGGCGAATTGGCCCGCGACATGGTGGTACAGACCCAATATGACCAGCAGTCTGTAACAGGGGTTTTTAACGTTTTTACCGAATATGAAACATTTGTTTTACGCCACGATACCATTGGTTTTGTATCTAACCGAAGCAACAGAAAGTATTTGATTGAATCGGACCTGAACATTGCTAACGGTTATGTAAAGCCCATCATTAATTTAGTAGGACTTAACCTGGCTTCGCGGGGTTATGATCGGGTAGAGGAAGATGAGAATCCAGACTTTGCTGTGAACATTGTTATACTGGATAATTTCAGTTTCTTTCAAACCATTCAGTACCCTGGTTTTTACCCGGGAGGATATTATGGATTTTATGGATACTATTTTCCCATTGTAAACACCTACTATTCCAACTACACCACCCTGGTTATTGAAATTGTAGACGTTAAAAACGCAACCGGTAATCAATATAAGGTTATCTGGAAAGCATTTATCGGTGATTTAAACAACACCTTCGATTTGCGCGGTAAAACGCTCGAAGCCATCGATCAGGCCTTTGTTCAATCGCCTTATATCCAAAAAAATTAA
- a CDS encoding pirin family protein has product MKTVLHKANTRGHANHGWLDSYHTFSFAGYHDPTRIHFGALRVLNDDVVKGGAGFGQHPHDNMEIISIPLRGALEHGDNTGGHGIIQSGEVQIMSAGSGIAHSEKNASKTEDVNFLQIWVFPKERNIQPRYDQKLFPATDRLNKFQTVVSPEKKNGALWINQDAWFSLGKFEKGKSTEYSINKPGNGVYAFIIEGDVNINDQKLNKRDGFGIWDVEKIVITAGQDAEVLLIEVPMN; this is encoded by the coding sequence ATGAAAACTGTTCTGCATAAAGCCAACACCCGCGGCCATGCCAACCACGGCTGGCTTGATTCTTACCATACCTTCAGCTTTGCCGGTTATCACGACCCGACCCGCATTCACTTTGGTGCCCTTCGGGTACTCAATGATGATGTGGTGAAGGGTGGGGCAGGCTTCGGCCAGCACCCACACGATAATATGGAAATAATTTCCATTCCGCTTCGCGGTGCGCTAGAGCATGGCGACAACACCGGGGGTCATGGCATTATCCAATCGGGGGAGGTACAAATTATGAGCGCAGGCTCCGGCATTGCGCATAGCGAGAAGAATGCTTCAAAAACAGAAGATGTAAATTTTTTACAAATCTGGGTTTTTCCGAAAGAACGCAACATTCAACCGCGCTACGATCAGAAACTCTTTCCGGCAACGGATCGCTTGAACAAATTTCAAACGGTCGTTTCTCCTGAAAAGAAAAACGGTGCACTGTGGATTAACCAGGATGCCTGGTTTTCGCTTGGAAAATTTGAGAAAGGGAAAAGCACTGAGTATTCAATTAATAAACCCGGAAATGGAGTTTACGCTTTTATTATTGAAGGCGATGTGAACATCAATGATCAGAAATTGAACAAGCGTGATGGATTCGGTATTTGGGATGTGGAGAAAATTGTCATCACCGCTGGTCAGGATGCCGAAGTATTGCTAATCGAAGTACCTATGAATTAA
- a CDS encoding NAD(P)-binding domain-containing protein — translation MKIAIIGTGNVGGALATAWSKAGHTILLGTQDIKNFKGKELLNNSNTSAHSIHEAVREAEIILIATPAPAAGEVAKSLGDTSGKVIIDAMNVVMGRGPAGFSNTADAILANTATRDVVKSFNTTGFNNMKNPTYGNMAIDMFMAGDSEKGKKIVHHLALDAGFAECYDVGGNDKFQLMEQFAFFWINLAMMRGQGRDIGFKLLKR, via the coding sequence ATGAAAATCGCCATTATCGGAACCGGTAACGTTGGTGGGGCGTTGGCCACTGCCTGGTCAAAAGCAGGGCATACTATTTTATTAGGTACTCAAGACATAAAAAATTTTAAGGGGAAAGAATTGCTGAATAACAGCAACACTTCGGCTCATAGCATTCACGAAGCTGTACGCGAGGCAGAGATTATACTCATTGCAACACCGGCACCTGCTGCTGGGGAAGTGGCTAAATCTTTGGGTGATACATCTGGCAAAGTTATCATTGATGCGATGAATGTAGTAATGGGCCGCGGTCCGGCAGGATTTTCCAACACGGCTGATGCCATACTGGCCAACACAGCTACCCGCGATGTAGTGAAGAGTTTCAATACTACCGGTTTTAATAACATGAAAAACCCAACGTACGGGAACATGGCCATCGACATGTTTATGGCTGGCGATAGCGAAAAGGGAAAGAAGATTGTACATCATTTGGCACTGGATGCGGGCTTTGCCGAGTGCTACGATGTGGGCGGCAACGATAAATTTCAATTGATGGAGCAGTTCGCTTTTTTCTGGATTAACCTGGCCATGATGCGCGGGCAGGGGAGGGATATTGGCTTCAAATTGCTGAAGCGGTAA
- a CDS encoding pirin family protein, whose product MKSRTVSHLLYAHQADMGGLPIRQPLPTQQVQQIDPFLLLHHANIKVPTHIETDHAGVGPHPHRGFSPVTFIFQGGVHHRDSRGNDSTIYAGGAQWMNAGMGIIHSERPPHDIHEIGSRQEIIQLWINTPAKNKMDQPAYFPLASSDVPSIKSDDGLITLKIFAGELLGVKGPVPSQAVVNAATAELKKGGKISIPLPSHHNVLLYLLDGKLNVDGFGMVEELHLIHFNNDGDGISLSALEDTRVLLLSGEPLNEPVVAHGPFVMNTQTQIMEAMRDYQMGKMGVLIED is encoded by the coding sequence ATGAAATCCAGAACAGTATCCCATTTACTTTACGCACATCAGGCCGACATGGGTGGACTGCCCATTCGGCAACCCCTGCCTACACAACAGGTACAGCAAATTGATCCTTTTTTGTTACTGCATCATGCCAACATAAAAGTTCCGACACACATTGAAACCGATCATGCTGGTGTTGGTCCACATCCGCATCGCGGGTTTTCACCGGTAACCTTTATTTTTCAGGGCGGTGTTCATCATCGTGATAGCCGCGGAAATGACAGCACCATTTATGCAGGCGGTGCACAGTGGATGAATGCCGGTATGGGTATTATTCACAGCGAACGCCCTCCACATGATATTCATGAAATTGGCAGTCGACAGGAAATTATTCAGCTCTGGATAAATACACCGGCTAAAAATAAAATGGATCAACCGGCTTATTTCCCACTGGCATCATCAGATGTTCCATCTATTAAATCGGATGATGGTTTGATAACCTTAAAAATTTTTGCGGGCGAACTGCTTGGTGTTAAAGGCCCTGTTCCATCACAAGCGGTTGTGAATGCTGCTACGGCAGAACTAAAAAAGGGAGGTAAAATATCTATTCCGTTACCGAGCCATCATAATGTTTTACTCTACCTGCTCGATGGAAAGCTTAATGTTGACGGGTTTGGTATGGTGGAAGAATTGCACCTGATTCATTTTAATAATGATGGTGATGGAATTTCGCTTTCCGCTCTTGAGGATACGCGTGTTCTTTTATTAAGTGGCGAGCCGCTGAATGAGCCAGTGGTAGCTCATGGTCCTTTTGTGATGAATACTCAAACTCAGATCATGGAAGCCATGCGCGATTACCAGATGGGGAAAATGGGTGTGCTTATTGAAGATTAG
- a CDS encoding beta-lactamase family protein, protein MKHRLIPVLITLLFAQCTTKEKPSAFSEEIDNLFSSEFKSGEPGSCVLVLKGDSTLFLKSYGLADLVTNESISSKTLFNLGSISKPFVAYGILILRDEGKLSLDDPIGKYFPDFKNKSIAASVTIRHLLTHTSGLPDIRKVREDSVFYLTAKDEENLAPVMQADSLLFNPGEYYEYSNPAFNALALIIEQVSEMKWQKFIEERIFKPAGMLSSTITDGPHPETGVSHGYININGIWTEKDYGEELTFAAAGNGGVWSSVDELILFERAMEKALFISPETITESQQVYKPNNWKGDHEPFIATSWFIDSTKAGDKIVAHTGTQGGFYCHFVSVPDQDILYIVLANRPYNRESDYEEVFSILGKYRLVE, encoded by the coding sequence ATGAAGCATCGTTTAATTCCCGTCCTTATTACATTGTTGTTTGCGCAATGCACAACAAAAGAAAAACCTTCTGCTTTCTCTGAAGAAATTGACAACTTGTTTTCATCCGAATTCAAATCCGGTGAACCCGGGTCATGTGTGTTGGTGCTAAAGGGAGATTCAACATTATTTCTGAAATCGTATGGACTTGCTGATCTTGTAACGAATGAGTCAATCTCTTCCAAAACACTTTTTAATCTTGGCTCCATTTCCAAACCTTTTGTGGCGTATGGAATTTTGATCTTACGTGATGAGGGCAAGCTTTCGCTGGATGATCCTATCGGAAAATATTTTCCGGATTTCAAGAATAAGAGCATAGCGGCTTCCGTAACGATTCGGCATTTGCTTACACATACCTCAGGTTTGCCTGACATCCGAAAAGTCAGGGAGGATTCTGTGTTTTACCTTACGGCAAAAGATGAAGAAAACTTGGCGCCTGTTATGCAAGCCGATTCGTTGCTGTTCAATCCTGGTGAGTACTACGAATATTCTAATCCTGCTTTTAATGCATTGGCTTTGATTATTGAACAGGTAAGTGAAATGAAATGGCAGAAGTTTATTGAGGAGAGAATATTTAAACCTGCCGGTATGCTATCAAGCACGATAACGGATGGGCCACATCCGGAAACCGGTGTTTCGCATGGCTACATAAATATAAATGGTATATGGACGGAGAAAGATTATGGCGAAGAGCTAACGTTTGCCGCAGCCGGAAACGGTGGTGTGTGGAGTTCGGTTGATGAGTTGATTTTATTTGAGCGGGCAATGGAGAAGGCGTTGTTCATTTCACCTGAAACCATAACCGAGTCTCAACAGGTTTACAAGCCAAACAACTGGAAAGGTGATCATGAACCGTTTATTGCAACATCGTGGTTTATTGATAGTACCAAGGCCGGAGATAAAATCGTAGCCCACACCGGCACACAGGGTGGTTTTTACTGTCACTTTGTTTCCGTTCCTGACCAAGACATATTATATATTGTTTTGGCAAACCGTCCGTACAATCGCGAGAGCGACTATGAAGAGGTTTTTTCCATTTTGGGGAAGTATAGGCTTGTTGAGTAG
- a CDS encoding nitroreductase family protein has translation MEAQLIKMQTTSTIESPVLDIIESRRSLRAYSVRPVEEEKIKSLFEAARWAPSSMNEQPWTYLYATKEQPELWSKVFETLSEGNKIWAVDAPLLIASFVRTKHIRNGVPNNAARYDLGGANAFLSLQATALGLNVHQMGGFDKAKLVENLNVPLEEYEPVVVMAIGYPGDAEKLPENLKQRETSPRVRYTQESFVMNKSF, from the coding sequence ATGGAAGCACAACTTATTAAAATGCAAACAACCTCAACTATTGAATCTCCTGTACTTGATATCATTGAAAGCCGGAGAAGTTTACGGGCCTATTCGGTTAGGCCGGTGGAGGAAGAAAAAATTAAATCGCTTTTTGAAGCGGCTCGCTGGGCGCCTTCCAGCATGAACGAACAACCGTGGACTTACCTTTACGCCACCAAAGAGCAACCCGAACTGTGGAGTAAAGTATTTGAAACCTTATCGGAAGGAAATAAAATATGGGCAGTTGATGCACCGTTGCTGATTGCCAGTTTTGTTCGTACCAAACACATTCGAAATGGCGTGCCCAATAACGCTGCACGCTACGACCTTGGTGGTGCCAACGCATTTCTATCGTTGCAGGCAACAGCACTCGGTTTAAATGTTCACCAGATGGGAGGCTTTGATAAAGCAAAGTTGGTTGAAAATTTAAACGTACCTTTAGAAGAGTACGAACCGGTTGTGGTGATGGCAATAGGTTATCCGGGTGATGCGGAAAAACTTCCAGAAAACCTGAAGCAACGCGAGACTTCACCAAGGGTTCGTTATACACAGGAAAGTTTTGTGATGAATAAAAGTTTTTAA
- a CDS encoding (4Fe-4S)-binding protein, translating to MKDITKKYTNGEVTIVWKPDQCIHSAICFRGLGNVFDPQKRPWVNPQGASTEQIVVQIKKCPSGALSYYMNEEAGGSPVKVEAETIVETMPNGPLMVYGNVTVKDSGGTLTHKSNATAFCRCGGSSNKPYCDGTHKKINFQG from the coding sequence ATGAAAGACATCACTAAAAAATACACCAACGGTGAAGTAACCATAGTCTGGAAACCCGATCAGTGTATTCATTCCGCCATTTGCTTTCGCGGATTGGGCAATGTGTTCGATCCGCAAAAGCGCCCGTGGGTAAACCCGCAAGGCGCCAGCACGGAGCAAATTGTAGTGCAGATTAAAAAATGCCCCAGTGGAGCATTGAGTTATTATATGAATGAAGAAGCTGGCGGGAGTCCGGTAAAGGTTGAAGCCGAGACTATTGTTGAAACCATGCCTAATGGCCCGCTTATGGTATATGGTAACGTTACTGTTAAAGACTCTGGCGGCACACTCACCCATAAAAGCAATGCCACGGCTTTCTGCCGGTGCGGAGGCTCCTCCAACAAGCCATACTGCGATGGCACCCACAAGAAAATCAACTTTCAGGGATAA
- a CDS encoding DUF481 domain-containing protein has product MKLIAFYLIVGLAGVLRCIPAVAQLNESDTASFQLRAGATGAWQKGNVDLLVLRGRLELVTNSNRAIVFKSQSNSLYQSFSGYKADNDINSRNYFYHQPFRSVYPFAMIYLQTNYRRQVDFRWFGRVGATWQFVQKLKTNMKLSASMVYEETGFSDTQFNEVFYNGNNVISLWRATAYLAGWHRLLNNRLKLFYTAYWQPGLDEVANSRAQIDVGLDFPVWKGLSFLAQYNFTYEQVVTASVKQHDRIFTFGISYQFKK; this is encoded by the coding sequence ATGAAGCTGATTGCTTTTTATTTAATCGTAGGATTAGCAGGAGTGCTTAGATGCATTCCTGCTGTTGCACAATTGAATGAGAGCGATACAGCCAGTTTTCAATTGCGTGCAGGTGCAACCGGTGCATGGCAAAAGGGAAATGTTGATTTGCTGGTGCTGCGCGGAAGACTGGAACTTGTAACAAACAGTAATAGAGCGATTGTCTTTAAATCCCAAAGCAATAGTTTGTATCAGTCGTTTAGTGGTTATAAAGCCGACAACGATATCAACAGCCGCAATTATTTCTATCATCAACCTTTCCGGAGCGTGTATCCGTTTGCGATGATCTATTTACAGACTAATTACCGCAGGCAGGTTGACTTCCGCTGGTTTGGCAGAGTAGGTGCTACATGGCAGTTCGTACAAAAGTTAAAAACAAATATGAAGCTCTCGGCCAGCATGGTGTATGAAGAAACCGGGTTTAGCGATACACAATTCAATGAAGTTTTTTACAATGGAAATAATGTGATTAGTCTTTGGCGGGCTACCGCTTACCTGGCTGGCTGGCACCGGTTGTTGAATAACCGGCTTAAACTTTTTTACACCGCTTACTGGCAACCCGGGTTGGATGAAGTAGCAAACAGCCGGGCGCAAATCGATGTCGGCCTGGATTTTCCGGTGTGGAAGGGCCTGAGTTTTCTGGCGCAATACAATTTCACGTATGAACAGGTGGTAACAGCAAGCGTAAAGCAACACGACCGCATCTTCACGTTTGGTATCAGCTATCAGTTTAAAAAATAA
- a CDS encoding OsmC family protein has translation MHDEGIQTAVAIIGNDVYKTELVARSHNIIADEPLDVGGKDLGPRPGDFIRMGLASCTAITLRMYANRKNWDVQQIRVSVSNGPFEGKTSYKTEVEITGTLDDDQRSRLLQIAKLCPVHKALTNPIEIDTLLSVVSS, from the coding sequence ATGCACGATGAGGGAATTCAAACAGCCGTAGCAATCATCGGCAACGATGTTTATAAAACCGAACTGGTTGCAAGAAGTCACAACATTATTGCTGATGAACCCCTGGACGTTGGAGGAAAGGATCTCGGTCCCCGCCCCGGGGATTTTATCCGCATGGGCCTTGCTTCGTGTACAGCCATTACCCTGCGCATGTATGCCAACCGAAAGAACTGGGATGTTCAGCAAATCCGTGTAAGCGTATCTAATGGTCCTTTTGAAGGAAAGACTTCCTACAAAACCGAAGTAGAAATTACCGGTACGCTTGATGATGACCAGCGCAGCCGGTTGTTGCAAATCGCAAAGCTTTGCCCTGTGCATAAGGCGCTCACTAACCCGATTGAAATTGATACGTTGTTGTCAGTTGTTAGTTCTTAG
- the treF gene encoding alpha,alpha-trehalase TreF, giving the protein MVAQIHELGELFEVVQLQNILGDGKTFPDCVPKRSLEEINNDFNRTKKEEGFDLRKFLEQNFELPAAYSTGYQSDLTKSAQQHIENLWHVLTRTPDETGGSLIPLPHPYIVPGGRFREIYYWDSYFTMLGLEASGKIDMIRNMVDNFAFLIDIIGYIPNGNRTYFIGRSQPPFFSLMVKLLHRHEADALSRYLPQLEKEYTFWMYGADSLRKNQSVHRVVKLPDDSVLNRYWDEHNTPRPESYKEDVELAHQSKQKPEVLFRHLRAAAESGWDFSSRWFKDITQFSSIHTTEIIPVDLNCLLYHLEQTLSDAYRETDNNTKATEYFQRALIRKNAIQKYCWSYSQNFFFDFDFIAQQQKPTYTLAATFPLFFEITTPEQALAIGQALEEKFLKHGGLTTTLESSGQQWDAPNGWAPLQWIAYKGLLNYSINSLAAKVKANWLAINDTVYANTGKMTEKYDVWSERGEASGGEYPNQDGFGWTNGVYMAMKNS; this is encoded by the coding sequence ATGGTAGCTCAAATCCATGAACTCGGAGAATTATTTGAGGTTGTGCAACTTCAGAATATACTGGGCGATGGAAAAACTTTCCCGGATTGTGTGCCTAAACGATCTCTGGAAGAGATTAATAATGACTTTAATCGGACAAAAAAAGAAGAAGGCTTTGATCTGCGGAAATTTCTCGAACAGAATTTTGAGTTACCCGCTGCTTATTCAACCGGATACCAAAGTGATTTAACAAAATCGGCACAGCAACATATTGAAAATCTGTGGCATGTACTGACACGCACCCCCGATGAAACCGGGGGGTCACTCATCCCGCTTCCGCATCCTTACATTGTACCGGGTGGTCGCTTTCGTGAGATTTATTATTGGGACAGTTACTTTACCATGCTGGGCCTGGAGGCTTCGGGTAAAATTGATATGATCCGAAACATGGTCGATAACTTCGCGTTCCTTATTGACATAATCGGTTACATACCCAATGGAAACCGAACATACTTTATTGGTCGTTCACAACCACCATTTTTTTCGTTGATGGTGAAACTGCTTCACCGTCATGAAGCAGACGCATTGAGTCGTTACCTGCCACAACTTGAAAAGGAGTATACATTCTGGATGTATGGAGCTGATTCACTTCGCAAAAATCAGTCTGTCCACCGTGTAGTGAAGTTACCTGATGATAGTGTGCTTAACCGTTACTGGGATGAACACAACACACCCAGACCTGAATCGTATAAGGAAGATGTTGAACTGGCCCACCAATCCAAACAAAAGCCTGAGGTTCTTTTTCGACATCTCCGGGCTGCTGCCGAATCGGGTTGGGATTTTAGCAGTCGTTGGTTTAAAGACATAACGCAATTCAGTTCCATCCACACAACAGAAATAATTCCTGTGGATTTAAATTGCCTGTTGTATCATTTGGAACAGACCCTGTCGGATGCGTATCGCGAAACAGACAACAACACTAAAGCTACCGAATACTTTCAACGCGCACTGATCCGGAAAAATGCCATTCAGAAATATTGCTGGAGCTATTCACAAAACTTTTTCTTCGACTTTGATTTTATTGCGCAGCAACAAAAACCAACCTATACATTAGCTGCAACATTTCCACTGTTTTTTGAAATAACCACACCGGAACAAGCACTGGCCATTGGACAAGCACTGGAAGAAAAATTTTTAAAGCACGGTGGGCTCACCACAACACTTGAATCTAGCGGCCAGCAATGGGATGCGCCAAACGGGTGGGCACCCTTGCAATGGATTGCTTACAAAGGATTGTTAAACTACAGCATCAACAGCTTAGCCGCTAAAGTAAAAGCCAATTGGTTGGCTATAAACGATACCGTATATGCCAACACCGGTAAAATGACTGAGAAGTATGATGTGTGGAGTGAAAGAGGAGAAGCCAGTGGTGGTGAATACCCCAACCAGGATGGCTTTGGCTGGACTAACGGAGTTTACATGGCAATGAAAAATAGTTAA